A stretch of DNA from Bacillota bacterium:
ACACGATAAGCATCATGCGCATCACGTAATGGGTGTCGCCCGCACCTTTGACGGCGGAGGAGAAGATGATGTTCATCGTATCGAACAGCGAATATATCGCCACAAAACGCAGCAAGACGGTCACAAGTTCCTTTATACTTGCAAAGCTCTCGGGGGCGGCATGCGAAGCGAAAGGCATGATAAAAATACCCGGGGCGACAACGTACAGCAACGAGATGAATGCCATGTAGAGAAAGGTTATATGGAATCCGGAATAGACGCTCCGCTCGGCGATTTCCGGCCGTTCTTTGCCGAGGTATTGCCCCACCAGCACCGACACGGCGATACCGCTTCCCAGCATAGGCATGAACGCTACGGTGTTAATATTGAAAGCGATATTTGTGGCCGCAAGTTTAATCGTTCCGAGGGAGCCCATTATAAGGATGAACGCTGTAAATCCGGCCATATCCACCAGGAACTGTATGCCGTTGGGGAAGCCGAACCGGATTATCCTCGCCAGGAGCGGCCGGTTCACGCGCCAGTGAAGGCTGTTGTATTCCTTTCTATACGAATGCTTTGTGATGAGAACCAAGTAGGTGGTAAGAGTAAAACACCCCGAAAGCACCGTCGCTACGGCGGCGCCTTTCATGCCCCATCCGGGAAAGCCCCAGCGGCCGAATATCAGACAGTAGTCGAGAACCACATTTACCGCGGTCCCCGCAATGTTTACCCACATCAGTGTCCACGTTTTCCCTCTGCCGGCATAAAACCCGGCCAGCGCAACGGACGCCAGCATAGGGAAAGCGCCCATGCAAAGAATTCTGAAATAGACGATCTCGTTCTCCAGAACCGGTTTGCTGTGACCGATAAATTGAAAGATTTGCCGGGAAAAAGGGGCGACGGCAAGCAAAATCAAACCGCCGATCGCAGCGATGTAGATGCCCTGCCAGACCGCGGGGCCGATCATTCTGTTCCTGCCCGACCCGTAATACTGGGCGACAAAGGTATCGACGTAACTCACCGTTCCGAGGAATACGCAGGTCAGTGAAAAATTCAACATTCCGGCGGGCATGGAGGCGGCCACCGCCGCCGGGGAATACCACGTAAGAAACATCCTGTCGATAAACTGCTGCAGCGACCACATACCCGTAGCCAAAATCAGCGGCGCCGCGATGGCCAGGAACTCGCCGTATCCCCCCTCACGCGACCAACGCCGGGATAGGGAGTCGTATGCTTTGACGGTGACGTTCGTATGGTCTGCCATGATAAAGCCAGTGGCCTCCGGTTTGGTGGTCCGCATGGTAGCGGGCGGACGTGTCTACGGCCCATTATAACTTAGTTCGGCGCACTAAAGAAAGGCAGAGTTATGGGGGCTTGAAGTTTTATCGTATGACCGCCCGCTTTGGATTTGGAAGGCGAGGGATCTGCGGCGAAGCCGCTGTCGAAGGATTTGTGGGGCATCTCTACCGTATACGGCGAGGTCCGATATAACCGAGACCGAATAGCATTATCAGCCCAGCCTGGATTATCCAGGTCGGTACGACCTGGATAATGCTATGGGCGAGCGCGCCATAGGGGGGTGCAGCATTGGGATTAAAGCCAGCGTATCGGTTATTATACCGGCAAGGTAGGCGATTCTTAGCTGTTTGACCTGTTTTGCTCATTATCGAATTCGCCTCGTCTGACGGGCGGACTGATCCTTTACCTCACGGAGGAAACGGTAGAGGGGCGCAAGAAGATTGAAACCGCGGGTCAGGTCTTCAACCAGGTTCTTGTGGAAGAAACGGTCGTCAATTTCCCTGTTACAGACCAGGTAGAGGTTTTTACGCCGGTACCAGAGCATGATGTGTTCAGGCTTGTCTTCGCCCGGCGCCTTCTTGTATGTTTCTCCTTCTATTACGAATTCCTGCTGCTTCGGATAAAAGTCTGTGGCCTTCTCTAACCTGTCCGGCTGCTCGTCGATCACCTTCCGGAGTCCGTCCATGGTCTCCTTAGAGGCGCCGTAAAACCCCATCCCGTAGCGGTACGACTCAGGGGAAATCTCGAGGAAGTAAGCGGGGGCGTCCTTCCAGTCCTTGCCCGGCCGTTTAAAGGTTATCCACATGGCGCTTTTATAAGGGGATTTATCCCTGGAAAACCTGGTGTCCCGATAGATTCGGGAAATCGTCTTGTTCACCGCGGGGGTCAGCTCAAACAACGGGTCAATGGCGTACATGAACCCCCCGAGGTCCGCGACCAGGTCCTGCAGCGGCCGGATCAGGTATTCCTGATAATCCTGCCTGTGGGCTTCAAACCAGGGTTTGTTGTTGTTTGCTCTAAGGTCGTTAAGGAACTCTGCGGTCTCCGGCAGGAAGCCGTTAAACCTGTCCGCCTTTGCGCCCACCGTTACCGCCTCCTTTCGTCTAACGCGGATAAGGGGAGAACTGATCCGCGACCACCCACCACTTTCCGTCCTCGTTCACAAGGCCGAACATATCCCTCCCGCCCATCTTAACGGTCTGCCCACCCATTTCAAAGGACATATCGAAGTAGTAGGTGACAACCGCGAAACTGCCGTTGTCGTACAGATCGACCCTGGGGTCGGTCTCCTTCCAGTAATGGATTTTTGCCGTTGTGGAGAAAGCCTTCCAGCCGGCGACGCAGGCGTCCCTTCCCTCAAGGCGGGTGCGGTCGGTGGGGTTATCGCCACCATATCCCGGTGAAAGTAGTTTTTGAGTTCATCGGCATTGCCTTCCGCGGTCCAGAGCCGGTTGAGTGTTTGGATGGTTTGCCAGACTTCTTCCTTTGCGCGCGATTCCTGCAAAATCCAGGACCTCCCTTTTGTAAATGAATTCCAGACTGATTGTTACCGGAACCCCTTCAATTCATAACACGCTACCGGGGAGAAACAACGCCGCGACCGTTATTTTTACAAAAGGGCAGAACTTTATGGGCGCGATCGACGTTTTAAAACCGGTGAAGAATGTCAGACCGGCCATAACCGCCAGCATCAGGCCGGATCCAATGTAAAGTGTGTGAGTGGCGGGATTTCGGCAACCTTGGAGCATCGTTGCAAACAGCACCAGGAGGCCTTTGAAACAGAGCGTAAGTCCTTCGGCCATCCACTCCATGGCTATGATTCTCTTATTGTCCTCCGATACCGGCTCAAAACCGTTTACCACGGCTTTTGTAGGTATCAGGTGGGTTATCCCCCACAGGATTATAACTGCTGAACCCGTGTAAATCAGTATGGCGTTTGCCAACCGGCGGGCACCCCCCCTTTTTTCATTACTAAATATTTTCGCTGATTTGCATCATTTTGTCTACCATTTATGTCCAGGAAAGACGGAACGAACGCCGGGCTTACGTTACATCTCTGAAAAGCGTTGTTCAAACGCGAAATGCAGCGCATTTTGTTTTTTAATTGGTTCTAAAGTATAAACAAAAATCGCAGCGGCAATAATGACAATCGAAGAGACGCAATAAAAGCGCGTGCCAAAGGGGGCGTTGACTGTTATCAACAAGGTTGAAATCTGCGGGGTTAACACAGCCAAGCTTCCGGTCCTGACATCGGCCAAGATGCGGAAACTCTTTGAGGCGGTCAAGCAAGGTGATTGCGGCGCGAGGTCCGAGTTGATAAACGGGAACCTGAGGTTGGTTTTAAGTGTGATCCAGCGTTTTACGAACAGGGGGGAATTTGTCGACGACCTTTTCCAAGTCGGCTGCATCGGTTTGATAAAAGCGATCGATAATTTCGACCTCACCCAGAACGTGAAGTTTTCAACCTACGCCGTGCCGATGATCATCGGCGAGATCCGCCGCTACCTTAGGGACAACAACTCGATCAGGGTATCACGCTCCCTCCGGGACGTGGCGTACAAGGCCCTCCAGGTGCGTGACTCCCTCGCGAGTAAAAACGCGCGGGAACCGTCTGTGAACGAGATAGCAACGGAGTTGAATGTTCCCCGGGAAGAAGTGGTGCTGGCGCTGGACGCCATTCAGGAGCCGGTGTCTCTATTTGAACCGATTTACCATGATGGTGGTGACCCGATCTACGTCATGGACCAGATCGGGGACGAAAAGAACCAGGATACCAACTGGCTTGAGGTGATCGCCATCCGGGATGCGTTGCGAAGACTGAGCGACCGGGAAAAGCTTATCCTCACCATGCGGTTCTTCGAAGGTAAGACACAGATGGAAGTGGCTGACGAGATCGGGATTTCGCAGGCGCAGGTTTCGCGTCTCGAGAAGGCGGCGCTCGGCCACATGCGCAAGTACATGTAAGGGCAGGGAAGGGAAAGAAATGAAACGCAGGTTGCTGGTAATATTAGGTGTGGGGCTGGTTTTTACCGGGCTTGCCGTGGGGGTGCTCCGCGAGCGGACGGTCGAGTTATACAACCCCGACAACCTTATCAGGATACACATCATTCCAAACAGTGATACCCCGGTGGACCAGAAGTTGAAGCAGAAAGTCCGCCGGGCGATGATCGAGACGATGACTCCTGAGTTCAAGGGTGTCAGCGATGTGCGGGTAGCCCGGAGGCTGGTTGACAACAACCTTGGCCGGATAAAGGCGGTTGCTTCCCGCGAAGTCGCAATGGCCGGAAAGGACTACGGCGTGCAGGTTTACCACGGGCGTTTCGACTTCCCCGTACGGACCTACGGTGACCTTACCCTGCCGGCAGGGGAGTACGAAGCGGTCCGCGTGGTGCTTGGGGCAGGTAAGGGGCAGAACTGGTGGTGCGTGCTCTTCCCGCCGCTCTGCATGGTGAGCGTCGACAACTCCGATGCGAGTGTGGAAACCCTTGCCGGAGGCGAGAACGGCCAGCGGGTGAAATTTCGCTCGCGGCTCTGGGAATTGGCGCAGCGTCATCTGGGTCTGCCGGTCCGGCAGGTCGTGCAGACTACAAAGGTCCGGCGGCACGAGAACGGACGGTAATTTAGACTACAATAAAGAACGTAAAGAAAAAAGCCCGGTTAAAACCGGGTTTTTATTTTTTCACAACGGCTTAATTATCACAGTCGCCCGATATCCAGGTATCTATTTCGGATTCCGCCGTCGGGCGCGGCGATATGAGAGGTGTGAAGCGGGATGTAAGAGGTGAAAATCATAGACGGAAACTCTGTTCTCAATTCGGGCCGTAAGCCGGAAGGACGTTGAACGACCCCGGGCCGGCCGATTTTTTTCACGCAGTCTTAGTTTACTTCTAAGTATAACCAGCAAGGCATAGGCTTTTAATGGGAGGGACGGCCTATGTTGAAGATATCTGATCTCAGGATGCGGGAAGTGATAAACGTCCTGGATGGGCGGCGCTTGGGGTTGATTAAGGATATCGATATCGACATGGAAAACGGCAGGATCAAGGCTCTGGTGCTGCCCGGGCCCTCCCGCCTTCTGGGGTTCTTCGGCAAGGATGAAGAGATGATCGTCCCCTGGGAAAGCATAGTAAGGATCGGCATGGACGTCATTCTTATTGAGGCCCCGATAGAAAATTTGGCTCGGTATTCGTACCGGCGATAGGTTCTTTCGACATTCAGGGACAAAATATTTAAGAGCTTGAATGCGGGCGAGCCTGAAAATGCGTGTAAAGAGAGATTAAGGAATTCCCCCCTTTTTCCTTCCTTTTTGGCATTTACAACCCAAAATATTGTGGTGTAAGATAAATAATATACTACATTTTGTGTGTGAGGCCGTATGCGCTGCCCATTTTGCGCCTTCGATGACACCCGGGTTGTGGATACCCGTGCGGCGGACGAGGGTTCGACCATTAAACGTCGACGGGAATGCCCTCGCTGCAACAGGCGTTTTACCACTTACGAGCGGGTGGACGAGCTTCCCCTGATCGTGGTCAAGAAAGACGGCCGGCGGGAGATTTTTAACCGGACGAAGCTGCTCGGAGGGCTCTTGAAGGCTTGCCACAAGCGGCCGGTCAAGCGGGAGGACCTCGAGCGGATCGTGGACGAAGTGGAGCGTGAACTGAGGAATCGGCTTGAGTCGGAGGTTCCGGCGCACGTTATCGGCGAGCTTGTTGTGGACAGGCTGCGCTGGCTCGACGAGGTGGCCTACGTACGTTTTGCAAGCGTTTACCGGGAATTCCGCGACGGGCACGACTTTAAGGCGGAAGTCGAACGTTTGTTTAAGGACCGTGAAGACGGGAGTGTTACCGCAAAGAAAGACGAATCCGGGTATTAACACATTTCGCCAGTAGATTAATTAATACCGATAAGGGATGGGTTTCCGACTAAAAACGAGTCGCTTTTCAAAAGGAGTGCGGTGAAAATGAGTGTCCCGATACCTAAAGCCATCGTATAAACGTAACGGCAATTAAATGAGGGGAGGGAAAGTTTAAGTGTATCAGGTTATCCGAAAGAGGGACGGACGAGAGGTTCCGTTCGACGACTCAAAAATCACCGATGCGATCTTTAAGGCGGCGCGGGCCGTGGGCGGGGAAGACAGAGAAACGGCGATGCGGCTTACCCTCGAAGTCCTTACGATGCTCAAGGCCAGATACAACGGTTCAGCCTTTGGGGTCGAGGACGTTCAGGACCTTGTCGAAAAGGTTCTGATCGAGGCCGGGCACGCGAGAACCGCCAAGGCTTACATCCTGTACCGCAACTGGCGCACCCGGATCCGTGACGCGAAGAGTGATCTTATGGACGCCGTGGAAGAGATCCTCGACGAGACCAGCCGGGAAAACGCAAACGTTTCTAACTCCCCGTCGGCAAAGATGCTCCAGATCGCAGAGGCCGCAAGCAAGAAGTATTACCTCACCCGGTTGATCCCGGATGAGTTTGCCCAGGCGCATATCCGCGGCGATATTCACATCCACGACCTGGGTTTCTACGCTAAGACCTTGAACTGCATCCAGATTCCCCTCGGAAGACTTCTGGCCGAAGGTTTCAACACCGGGCACGGTCACATCCGCCCGCCGAAACGCCCCGGCTCTGCGACCGCCCTTGCCTGTATCATCCTCCAAAGCTCGCAAAACGACATGTTCGGGGGGCAGTCTTTCGCAGACTTTGACAGGGACATGGCGCCTTATGTGGTTAACGCTTCGGACGATGAGGTTTACCAGGCGATGGAAGCGCTGGTGTACAACCTGAATTCGATGCATTCGCGCGCGGGGGCGCAGGTGCCTTTCAGCA
This window harbors:
- a CDS encoding MATE family efflux transporter codes for the protein MADHTNVTVKAYDSLSRRWSREGGYGEFLAIAAPLILATGMWSLQQFIDRMFLTWYSPAAVAASMPAGMLNFSLTCVFLGTVSYVDTFVAQYYGSGRNRMIGPAVWQGIYIAAIGGLILLAVAPFSRQIFQFIGHSKPVLENEIVYFRILCMGAFPMLASVALAGFYAGRGKTWTLMWVNIAGTAVNVVLDYCLIFGRWGFPGWGMKGAAVATVLSGCFTLTTYLVLITKHSYRKEYNSLHWRVNRPLLARIIRFGFPNGIQFLVDMAGFTAFILIMGSLGTIKLAATNIAFNINTVAFMPMLGSGIAVSVLVGQYLGKERPEIAERSVYSGFHITFLYMAFISLLYVVAPGIFIMPFASHAAPESFASIKELVTVLLRFVAIYSLFDTMNIIFSSAVKGAGDTHYVMRMMLIVSLLVLIIPSYVALILLHKGLYAGWGIASAYVIILGFAFLYRFLNGKWKSMRVIESTPPLF
- a CDS encoding DUF2461 domain-containing protein, producing the protein MGAKADRFNGFLPETAEFLNDLRANNNKPWFEAHRQDYQEYLIRPLQDLVADLGGFMYAIDPLFELTPAVNKTISRIYRDTRFSRDKSPYKSAMWITFKRPGKDWKDAPAYFLEISPESYRYGMGFYGASKETMDGLRKVIDEQPDRLEKATDFYPKQQEFVIEGETYKKAPGEDKPEHIMLWYRRKNLYLVCNREIDDRFFHKNLVEDLTRGFNLLAPLYRFLREVKDQSARQTRRIR
- the sigG gene encoding RNA polymerase sporulation sigma factor SigG, whose product is MTVINKVEICGVNTAKLPVLTSAKMRKLFEAVKQGDCGARSELINGNLRLVLSVIQRFTNRGEFVDDLFQVGCIGLIKAIDNFDLTQNVKFSTYAVPMIIGEIRRYLRDNNSIRVSRSLRDVAYKALQVRDSLASKNAREPSVNEIATELNVPREEVVLALDAIQEPVSLFEPIYHDGGDPIYVMDQIGDEKNQDTNWLEVIAIRDALRRLSDREKLILTMRFFEGKTQMEVADEIGISQAQVSRLEKAALGHMRKYM
- the spoIIR gene encoding stage II sporulation protein R, whose protein sequence is MKRRLLVILGVGLVFTGLAVGVLRERTVELYNPDNLIRIHIIPNSDTPVDQKLKQKVRRAMIETMTPEFKGVSDVRVARRLVDNNLGRIKAVASREVAMAGKDYGVQVYHGRFDFPVRTYGDLTLPAGEYEAVRVVLGAGKGQNWWCVLFPPLCMVSVDNSDASVETLAGGENGQRVKFRSRLWELAQRHLGLPVRQVVQTTKVRRHENGR
- a CDS encoding YlmC/YmxH family sporulation protein is translated as MLKISDLRMREVINVLDGRRLGLIKDIDIDMENGRIKALVLPGPSRLLGFFGKDEEMIVPWESIVRIGMDVILIEAPIENLARYSYRR
- the nrdR gene encoding transcriptional regulator NrdR, which produces MRCPFCAFDDTRVVDTRAADEGSTIKRRRECPRCNRRFTTYERVDELPLIVVKKDGRREIFNRTKLLGGLLKACHKRPVKREDLERIVDEVERELRNRLESEVPAHVIGELVVDRLRWLDEVAYVRFASVYREFRDGHDFKAEVERLFKDREDGSVTAKKDESGY